One Ferrimicrobium acidiphilum DSM 19497 DNA segment encodes these proteins:
- a CDS encoding ABC1 kinase family protein: protein MAPKVRRLYRSFSMMLGLVLRNSMRRLRVRLTSTSRRGIALEKARAATAADVRERFANTRGLMTKLAQMAGYLDAEVDPSLRAALASFQHDAPTMEFVLAEETILAEIPEFYRLVKEIDPVPIASASIGQVHHGRLHTGGEVAIKVQFPDAAELIGADLANAGLITSVLKLLFPSMSTKDMAQELVLRLAEELDYTKEAERTERFGEYYQGHPYIVVPRVHFSLSSPHVLTTQFLHGRRFSEILDEPQHVRDDYGEILFRFVFRSLYRLRLFNGDPHPGNYLFLEGGRIGFLDFGFTKEFDAGEIAIFESMIQAMVLDRDATRFAKIVYEAGLVTADDLDPGAVADFFRDFYDIVHEDGPFTVTSAYASSLLRHTFDHTHPVAKHLNVPRSFVVLQRINLGLYALLGYLDATANWRAIASEIWPFVDAPPSTPIGREEQRWLQGR from the coding sequence ATGGCTCCCAAGGTACGTCGTCTCTATCGCTCCTTCTCGATGATGTTGGGACTGGTGCTCCGGAACTCTATGCGTCGGCTCCGGGTTCGTCTGACCTCTACCTCACGACGAGGTATCGCTCTTGAGAAGGCGAGAGCCGCCACGGCTGCAGATGTTCGAGAGCGTTTTGCGAATACGCGTGGGCTTATGACCAAGCTGGCGCAGATGGCAGGGTATCTTGACGCCGAGGTAGACCCTAGCCTCCGCGCAGCGCTTGCAAGCTTTCAACACGACGCTCCTACCATGGAGTTCGTCTTGGCCGAGGAGACGATTCTCGCCGAGATACCGGAGTTCTATCGCTTGGTCAAGGAGATCGATCCGGTCCCGATTGCCAGCGCCTCCATCGGCCAGGTGCATCACGGGCGGCTCCATACTGGCGGGGAGGTGGCGATCAAGGTACAGTTTCCTGACGCGGCGGAGCTGATCGGCGCCGACCTTGCGAACGCTGGACTCATAACTAGCGTCCTCAAGCTGCTGTTCCCATCGATGAGCACTAAGGATATGGCCCAGGAGCTGGTGCTTCGTCTGGCCGAGGAGTTGGACTACACCAAGGAGGCCGAGCGCACAGAGCGCTTTGGAGAGTACTATCAGGGACACCCCTACATAGTCGTTCCCCGGGTCCATTTTTCACTTTCAAGTCCTCATGTGCTAACCACCCAGTTTCTGCATGGCCGACGCTTTAGCGAGATCCTTGACGAACCTCAGCACGTGCGTGACGACTACGGAGAGATACTCTTTCGCTTCGTCTTTCGGAGTCTGTACAGGCTCAGGCTCTTCAACGGAGATCCACACCCCGGCAATTATCTGTTCCTAGAAGGTGGTCGCATCGGTTTTCTCGACTTTGGCTTTACCAAAGAGTTCGACGCCGGCGAGATTGCGATCTTTGAGTCGATGATCCAGGCGATGGTGCTCGATCGAGATGCTACCCGATTTGCCAAGATCGTTTATGAGGCGGGACTGGTGACGGCCGATGATCTCGATCCTGGGGCCGTCGCCGACTTCTTTCGCGACTTCTATGACATCGTTCACGAAGATGGGCCGTTCACGGTGACCAGTGCATACGCGAGCTCCCTATTGCGTCACACCTTCGACCACACCCATCCAGTCGCCAAGCACTTGAACGTTCCACGTTCGTTCGTGGTGTTACAGCGCATCAACCTCGGACTCTACGCGTTGCTGGGTTACTTAGATGCCACCGCAAATTGGCGTGCTATAGCCAGCGAGATCTGGCCATTTGTGGATGCGCCCCCAAGCACCCCGATCGGACGGGAGGAGCAGCGCTGGTTGCAAGGACGTTAA